In the genome of Chaetodon trifascialis isolate fChaTrf1 chromosome 21, fChaTrf1.hap1, whole genome shotgun sequence, the window CAGCAGTGTAGTGATAAATACGAGCAATGAGTCATATTATCTGTTGAGTTCCTTGTCTTATTCATTTGATGATTTATTCATCGTTCTTACCTCAGCACAGTTGTCCTTTTCCTCTCGTAAGCGCAGTCCATCACAATTCCAATTGACAGTTGTaggcaataaaataaataaataaagcattcTCCACCAGAAGTACATGCATTGTACTGGTCAATGAGAACATTTAGACCAGATAAATTTACATCACCagtggaatgaatgaatgaatcacataaaattttgtgattttttttctctctcattaaGCACTTTAAATTGTCTTGTTTAAAGGtgtaacacaaaaataaagctgaaaagtACTTCATTAATGACAGCAAGGTCCAATTAAAGTGCCATAGTgagctatgctaagctagcaaGAACAATATCCGGGCCCTGGAACTAGTAAAATTAAATGGAGTGTGTCCAatatttgttattgttattaattaCTGTACACCTGCAGCCTCTTGCTATGACTTGTCCAATATCTGTTATTAAAGGGGCCCTTTAATGTATTTCTGCCACATGTAATTGGAGTAATGGGAGTTGTGGTGAACTCCATACTGCAACAAATACGTAAAGACATAATCAATAAACCAACAGACAAACAATGTGCCTAGGGGTCTAAGATGCATGTTAGATTCTGACATGGGTCCTACAGTATGATGTATGTTGCCCCTCGccctcctgtttcctgtcacactCCACAGCCCAAGGAAGACCAAATGccaaaaatgtgtaaaatgaaatTTCAAGGGGTTAATATATCAAATGAAACGTGCGATTAGAAGTCTGTGTAAGCTGtgtatatttttattgattcagaaaatattcacaaataTCATAGTAGTAAAGTTGAAGCGTGGCAAAGAAATGTACAGGACATCAGACAGCTCACTCCCCTCAGTGACACCTGTCCGTCCTGGCAGTCCCGGGTCAAAACGCCTCCTTGAAACATTAACAAGAACCTCTCTGTCATTGCCTGCCACAGtggaaaccaaaacacacacacttctggcAGACTCTAAAGGTTACTGGTAAAAAATTCTGCTTCACTTTTTCCCCAGGGCTGCCAGGAAGTAAACAGTACTCTTCCCTCCAGCCTCATCTTTAAACACTCTGTCACATTCTGGTTATGTACACATTTTACATGTATcataaaacaaaggaaaagggcaaaagaacaaacagcaaacGTTACACCAGACCTGTTCACCACCAAGATCGTCTAACTTTCTCAAGTCTTTTCACACTTGGAGTTACAAGCTGGACTAAGGCTTTAATCATATCATACAATCCTCATGGCTTTCCCTTTTAGCTTTACTACTCTATTCTACTCAAAGCGGCCTTCCTTCACATTCAATGTTTCCCACATCAGTCTCTCATAGGTAAGAAagtgtgtggaggaagagggagttTCTATCGGGGACGAGCTTTCCGTTGCATTCAGGGGTAATTCATCGACAGTCACGTCTCGCTCCTCcgtccctcctctcctcagactCTCTGAAGCAGAGctaaaggcaaaaacaaacactgaagacaacacacagacagacgctgaCATTTATTGACAAAAAGCAGCCTCACTCCCATCCACAAACTGCACACTCTCACAGTCCCTCCACACCTTCCTGCTCCAGGTTCAAGCCCTCTCCGGTCTGTTTTAGGCCTGAATacacttttgttttgtgttcgTCTCCACAGCTGTTTACATATTTAGTTATAATCAAGAACACCAGAAGCAGCGGATGTAGATCTCAAATGTTAGCAGGTTgatagctgatttttttttttttttaaattcatcacAGGTGTAAACCACAGAATATCTGAAATTTAGTCCTTTTTGTGcactttgatgtttttttttgtttgtttgttttttcaagttGAGCCTCTGAGTCGATGGGCAGGTGAGTATGATAAAGAAGGGGTGGGACCTCTGGTTTGTTtcacctccttccctctccgGCCCCAACCCGAAAAGCAGTCCCAACCAGTTCCAGCGTTCCAAGAGTTCATTTGTCTCTCATCACAGCGTTTCCATCGGCTCTTCCTGGTCACCAGTGTTCACACAGCATTCTGACAGATTCACGGATGGCCCTGATCCCCCTCTTAAGGGCCTGCAACGcctcctcccgctcctcttGCCCTCCTCCactcattcatgttttcattcatccatttgAAAAGTAAGGGGTATTTGAtaccctgcagctgctgaagcacAAGGAACAGAACGAGGAAGAGAAATGTCACTTTTTGGGTTGATGAAAGGATAAAACTGgacattttccatgtttttattatgtCAACAAAGCCCATGAAAAGATCCAAACCAGGCATTAGCCTGTACCAGTACTGTCTAGCCTCTTTACCCTGTCTGTGGCCTGAAGCCTTGGCTCCTACTGAAGACATTAATCTTTAAGAATAGTTCACAAATATATCTTTGAAAAAGGCTAAAACAGCTGGTAGTTTTTGGCAAACAATAAGGAAAATATAGAATCTCATCAGACATATCCTTTAAATACACAGGGTTACAAAAAGGACACTTTTTAATGCCACGATTGTTGCATCTATCCTCAAATACACTGTGAAAGTTCCATGATGTTTATCTGACAGTTCATTGTATTGTAATTTATTTGGATTTTCTACATTTTCCCGAATGACTTAATCAAAATATAGCCTGCCTAGCCTACCTGTAGTTTGTGAACACTGAGTTCATGATCACGCATGCATTTCTTCCACAGTGAAAACCATGTTTTGTGGCTGCATTGCTCTAAATTGCGCCAGCAAGAGGATAAGTGGCGTTCACTCTTCAGgaaaaatgtcagctttttttTATAATGAAAAGTCGTTTCATTATAAACCTGTGAGAGGACGAcgttaaatgtttttttcacttgacattttaaaaaagaacatGTCATCTCTGACcatctctctttttattctatttctttTTCCACCAGGATATGGTGTGGGGGGAGGGTGTGTTGTGGGGGGTCCGGGGTCATCAAGGACAAAAGACACGGATAGCTGttaaagcctgtgtgtgtgtgtgtgtgtgtgtgtgtgtgtgtgtgtgtgtgtgtgtgtgtgtgtgtgtgtgtgtgtgtgtgtgtgtgtgtgtgtgtgacatgccCATACCTGCCACTGacctgccagccagccaggaGGAACTCACTTTGCCAGATGTTCAAACGGCACACTGACCTGAGAGCGGAGAGAAATATGAGAAGCTTGAAGCAGACCGAGGACAGAGGCCTGAGGAAAACACTGTATTTAACATTTGAGCTCTTCCAAGGACAAACCAGTGAGCTCACTTATCTCTCGATTTACTTCCTCATTGAGTTCTTTGGGCTCTATGGGCAGAATATGGCTGTTCGTGATCTGTTAGCAGTTTCACCaggtttgttttcctctcataAAAGCTGCTACGTTcatagaaaaaaatcaaatgacaggtcgacacacaaagaaacacaagcacacaaattGGAGCAGAGGCCAAATCAGAACATCACTGAGTAATTGTATTCACTGGTGCAATCAGTGGCTAATGAACAGCATCTGAACTATTTATAACTGTCAAGATCACGGGAGGATGATACGCCAATGCCCTTGTTTTGTAACCATCAGAGTTAAATTATGCAATTTCAGACTGTACACTGTAAATTGAGTTTGTATCTATTTGAATTTAGAACATCTGCTCCACCAAATTATTCTAGCTGCATGTAAGATTCTTAAATGGTGACATAAAGATGCAGCACAGTGAGTCTGGATATTTAGAATAGCTGCTGCCATTTCTGCAGGATGCAGACATGATCCCTACTAAATGAAAGAGCACTGGAAAGACTCCAATTACAAATTATAATGAGGCTTTGGGACACAAGGAGCCAGCCTTGGTGGATTAGTCTATTCTGTGCTTGTATCATGTCAGACTTAAACTGCACAATAACCAAAACTCTTCACATCAATATATTGGTGGTGGTAATTATGACTAGATTATGTCTGAATATTTTCCCAGCCCCAATATGTCCAAGATGGCATCATGAATTATGAATTTGTATCAATATGAGTGGCAAGCATGAAAGAGAATCCGGCAGTGGTAGCAAAACAAGGTAATGAGATTCCTTCTGAAGCATTTCATTCACAAGAAAAGCTATTAATGCTACATCGGAGAAGAGAATAATGTctgctgcagtttatttatGGTCGAATCCACAGCCAACGCAGGCACAGCGatgctctgagctaaatgctagcttactaacatgctcacaatgacaatgtcaACATGCTGAAGCGAAGCAGATTGAAGATTTACCATGTtcgccatcttagtttagcacgttagcatgctaacatttgctaaatagGAATAAGCACTTGAGGTTGATGGACATGCTATTAGTTTTGCAACActtggtcataaatcaaagtagtggataaattaaaaaacacaactgtgaATTTCATTGTGGAAAATTTGGGGAGTCATTAAGATACAGCAtgtgggaaccatgaatgtgcatcaaatgatttcatgtcaatccatccagtagatgTGATGATATTTTATAGGATAAGTAACAAGTCTGAACTGCTAATGGCTCTAAAGGAAACGtaaggatcaccaaagtcagtaaaTTTCATAACAATCTGTCAAACAGTTAATGAGACCAACCGATTAGCATGGCTGCTAGCATAGCTTAAAATGAttcaggaaacacacaaagtcTTTGATCCTTCAACAACGAGATGTCATGGCCCTCTCTAAATCTTAGGTGCACGCAGTATGAAATCTAAAACATGTATTTTGAAGCTGCAGCCGGTCGTGACAGGGTGGGACTGTTTGCTAGCAGTGTCTTCTATGAACCTCCACCTtaatctgaatgaaaaaaaatgcaaacgcTCTCATCTGAAGCAACGGATGCGCATAAAACACGCAGCAACTCCCTTCACGACAAAGTCTCGCTGAACCTGTAAAGCCACAATCCTCCTACCTGTGATGCAGTGATGCGTGATTGGTCGAGGCGTGCAGTGAGGTCGGAGGAGGAGACGTTGGCGGGGGCCCCGCGATGAAGCCTCATGGCCACCTTCCTCTCTCGCTCGGCTCGCTCTGCTCTCCCCGCCTGAGGAGAGCGGTTGCCTGCGCTCACGCAAAGATTCATGTATGAATGGAAAAGCTCTAATTCTGCTCCGGCTGTATCTCACAGTGACTTCCAGACACCCAGAAGCACTTCCTGACCTGACTGCTGGACCCCACGCGTGGCCGGGTTCGACGGAGCAGCATCTGCCTCGTTCCTCACCCTGTTGGCTGCTGAAGGGTTCGGACCAGGCGGCAAAGCTCGGCCTCCGGCTCCTCTTTGGCCTCCTCCTGCCCGCTCCTCGccctcttttccctccctcctctccctctctccatcctcggtGGTCCTGCTGGCCCCCTGAAACACAGTGCAGATACGAGTGGAAAAGTTTTTTAAACCCCTAAGCTGGAAGCAGTTTGCGGCTGTTAGTGTGACGGGTATGAACTCCGGACGACTCACAAACTTCAGCATGTTCCAGTCAAAGACGTAGTCATAGGAGAAGCCCTGTCGGTGGAAAAGGTTCCTGAAGAGCTGCCTCAGATACGAGTAGTCCGGCTTGTCATCGAACCGCAGCGAGCGACACAAATTCAAATAAGTGGAGAACTCAGCtgggacacagaggagagaaaaggaagtggATTTTAAGCAAACAGGCGAGGTGTCGAGAGGCTAACGTCTGTTAACACTGCCTTTTCACTCACAGGGGTATCCCTTGCAGAGCACCTCAATGGGGGTGGACATTTTCTTCTCACTGATGCGTTCATACTTCTGCCTCTTGGTGGCAGCCTTGAGCCCCTGCCAGGGCAGAGAGCCCAGGTTGAAGTACATGAGAACGTAGCCCAGAGACTCCAGGTCGTCTCGCCTCGACTGCTCTGTGGCAGAAAACAGAGAGCggggagagtgagggagaggaggaaagggaagggAAACGGAGAAGAAGGGGGAatgacaggaagctgcagttCAGAGGATCCAGCCCTGATCAATAAACATGCATATTGCAGCACATTCTGCTGACATtctgctgtgaacacacacagaaaccacagCGGGGTTTgtggaacacacacattcacacagatatCTAGGCCAGCCTCTGCCTGTACGCTGGCTTACCGATGCCCAGATGGGTGTTGATGGAGGCGTAGCGGGCGGTGCCTGTGAGGTTCTTATTCTCACGGTAGGGGATGTGCTGGTGCGTTCGGGCGTCACGGTATTTCTTGGCCAGGCCAAAGTCTATGATGTAGACCAGGTTGCCCTTCTTGCCGAGCCCCATCAGGAAGTTGTCAGGCTTCACATCTCTGTGGATGAAGTTCTTGGAGTGGATGTATTCAATCCTGCTAATCTGGAGTGCAGAGACGGAGAACATTTCTTACTTTGAGTTTTTCGGTTTAGATCTTCCAGGAAGCCACGTCAGTACGCTCTGACAGCGGGTTTACAGAGACGTGAACCTGGCTCGAGCCACAAAATGAATCATCCAGCATTTTAGCACTGCACTGACATAAAATTGGAGGAGtcaaaaatgacagattttaGAGAGAAATGGTCAAATCgaagcagcagagcacaaaaTGTATTGACTATTTGTGCTGAGTATGGTTTAAGCTCAAAAGACTCAACAGGATATTTTCCCTGCTGAGTAAATGCAGAGTTTTAAAGATCAAGTTTGTACTGCAGTCTTTTAAAAATCAGACTCTAAAGTCCACTTTGAGAtacactgatgacatcatcagggttattttctctaaccttcagaggacattacacaGCTGTGTTCACAGGCTGAGTTAAACTTGTGACAAGTGTACTAATCTTCACGTGCAAAATCAGTGGAGTGCCCATTTTAAAAAACTCTAAAATCCAAAAGTTTTATGAAATCAAAGCCAGcagacaaaaataacacatgGACAATGTAAAAGGACCAAACTGTGTGTGCTCTGGGTGCTTCTTGCGTTGCATCTTGCAGGCAACTATAATAGCTATAATGTCATAGTGTCCTTGAATGCACCAACAAGGAGAAAAACACTCTGCGCTCACAACTGCACAACCAATCACAAACTTTAACATAAAAAAAGGAGCACAGCGAAATCTTTACAGTGATGGATCACCGTTCACATCTCTCCACAGCGTATTAAAAGAAGAGGAGGTCAATGGACGCCTATAAAGTGGAGAATTAATCCAATCTAATGCGATTGCAGGGTATGGTCCTTTAAATCATCTATTCAGTGCAGGATTGATCTTTTCTGCATTGCCCCAAAGCAAAGGGATGCTGCTCAACCCAGAAAAAAAGTGGGAAATTAAACTGAAAATCTGACTAATCTGAAGTTTTGTTTGGAATCCATCTTTCCTCAGGTTTCCAGTTCAGTTGAGTACTTCAGGCTGAACGCTTGCCCAACAGTTACTCCTTTTCAGATAAGGAATTAGCTTTGCTGGTCGTGATTGGTGGGGTCACACTGCCTGGAGTCTGTATATTCCCTCAGTTACAGAGTGTTTGGTCCAAAACTGAAAGTAAGTTTTAAAGCCTCATTGGCCGGTGAAATACTAGTCGAGTCATTGGTATTGATCAATAATCCTGTCAGCTTGTGTGCAGATATATAGAGGTCGTTTTATGTTATGGGACAGTTAAAATCTTAGTTATTGCTCCtttagaggagaggagaggacaggagaggacagacgCTCCAACGACAGCAGAAAGAGCGTTCAAGGAAGGAGGTCAAAGTGGCCGAGAGAAAATGGGATGAAAAGAAGGAACGTGCCAGCCGTAGACTAAAGGATGACATATGAGGGATTAAAGAGGCTCAGAAAAGACACCGCGGGCCGACCCCTGCGACAAGGATTAGGACATCTTGCCGAGTTTCCACGTCCTGGATTGGAAGTGACTTTTATGGAAGAGCCGCACGGTCGAAGATAGCGAGGGGATAAGCTTTGTCTCGAGCCAAGAAACGAGTTTCAGAGGTTTAGATGAGAATTATTCTCCGATTTCAAATGATCCATTTCGTTCCGCTCTAAAAATAGCTGCATCCATTTGTTGAAATCTGTGTAACTTGTCATCTTGAGGTTGACTTCAGTGCATTATCTGATTGGAATTGCCCGATTTCATATATTTATCCATAACTCTGactgtttatgtgttgtttCTCAGCCTTAGATGCAATGAGAGACCTCTTTATAAACATAGCAGTGTTCTTCAACGAGCTCTTTGTTTCAACGTTGGGACTGTGTGTCAATTATTGGCTGTGGCTCTCAGGAAACGTCCCCAGTGAACTaccatgttttacagtgtgaacaggagtcagtcagtctgtctcacCATCTGGTCTGccagcagcaggactgtttTCAGGCTGAACTTGCGGGAGCAGAAGTTGAACAGGTCCTCCAGACTGGGGCCCAGCAGCTCCATTACCATAACATTGTAGTCACCCTCTGCACCACACCACTTAATAGACGGGATTCCCACTGTtgggaagggaggaagaggaggaacaaggGTTAGGAAACAGAATAATGAGTAATAACACAGAAACTAGTGGATACACTGGTAATAATCCATCAGTGTTCACTGCTTTATCTGACTTCACTTGCTGGGTACGTTTGTCCTCCTGCCACTGCTGTAACAGGAGATAAACATGAACATCACTTTCAGGTTTATCAGCGTTTATTCATTAATCTTAGCTAACGATTTCTACCATTCATTCACTACTTTTAGCTATTTCAGTCGTTTTTCCATTACTTTAAGATAAGTATTTTAATCGTTCATCCTTTTAACATACATTGACTATTTATCCATTTCCAAATTACTGTTGTGTAAAgtcagtaagtacatttactcgtTTTGCAGCCTACTTGAGTACATTTTTGATATACTTTGTACTTTGCTTGACTTGTTCTATTCTATGCAACTGTATACATCTAATGCACAACATTTCAGAGGTAAATATAGCACTTTTCACTCTACTACTTTTGTTTACACTAAGTTACtttatatattaaaaaacacacacaatactcTTCTATATAATATGACGCAGTACTAAACTGCTAACCTACCTACTAGTATATAAAGAATCCAAACTTGGCTCCA includes:
- the csnk1e gene encoding casein kinase I; protein product: MELRVGNKYRLGRKIGSGSFGDIYLGSNIATGEEVAIKLECVKTKHPQLHIESKFYKMMQGGVGIPSIKWCGAEGDYNVMVMELLGPSLEDLFNFCSRKFSLKTVLLLADQMISRIEYIHSKNFIHRDVKPDNFLMGLGKKGNLVYIIDFGLAKKYRDARTHQHIPYRENKNLTGTARYASINTHLGIEQSRRDDLESLGYVLMYFNLGSLPWQGLKAATKRQKYERISEKKMSTPIEVLCKGYPSEFSTYLNLCRSLRFDDKPDYSYLRQLFRNLFHRQGFSYDYVFDWNMLKFGASRTTEDGERERREGKEGEERAGGGQRGAGGRALPPGPNPSAANRVRNEADAAPSNPATRGVQQSGNRSPQAGRAERAERERKVAMRLHRGAPANVSSSDLTARLDQSRITASQVSVPFEHLAK